The Stenotrophomonas maltophilia genome includes a region encoding these proteins:
- a CDS encoding hybrid sensor histidine kinase/response regulator has product MRDGSRRSERLRILMLEDSALDAELITAQLQRAGLEFEAERLWTRNAFIEAIDSRAFDVILADHVLPGFDGDAALALARERTPQTPFIFVSGTLTEELAVQALTRGARDYVVKQRLQRLPDAIRRARQEAHERNQLLHAQAALNESQAQLQQVTDAVPALIAQLDNAHRYRFANKAFLDWHGFSLAELLGRTARDVSGISAFEHALPSLERVLQGERTSFQVELVHRSGQSRFVQMDCVPEHAADGSVAGYICLGSDVSQLKQAELALREDNQLLEQQVQARTAELRASKRRLQAIFESSFQHQMLLDLSGRVVDANDASLAAVLADKKDVVGQRFGESLWFATTDGIGALIDRAVAAAVQGRSSLHSLELELPTGPRSFDFSFRPLLDAEGVVTAVVSEAVETTARLQAEHALRQSQKIEAVGQLTGGIAHDFNNILTVISGNVEHAMLLNERAGEAGAMVSRALDNALKGVGRAASLTQRLLAFARRQPLHSQAANLHERLLDMHDMLQRALGELVQLEIRSAEDIWCVEIDISQLEASVLNLAVNARDAMPHGGRLVIEVDNSHLDHDYAALFPDATPGQYVMLRVRDNGHGMDAATLARVFEPFFTTKQVGRGTGLGLSMVHGFVKQSGGHVLIDSVEGGGTSITMMFPRSPLTLPRETRTPQTGLAGYSPREETILVAEDNDDVRAYTVDSLRLLGYRVLEAHDGPSALRLLERPDTRVDLLFSDVVMPGMLGWELVRQVRERWPEVAVLFTSGYPRDHDQAGSQGRAVALLPKPFTRSDLALAVRTALEAAPH; this is encoded by the coding sequence ATGCGTGATGGATCGCGCCGCAGCGAGCGCCTGCGCATCCTCATGCTGGAGGACAGCGCGCTTGATGCGGAGCTGATCACCGCACAGCTGCAGCGTGCCGGCCTGGAATTCGAGGCCGAGCGCCTGTGGACCCGCAACGCGTTCATCGAGGCCATCGACAGCCGTGCGTTCGACGTGATCCTCGCCGACCACGTACTGCCCGGATTCGATGGCGATGCGGCCCTCGCACTGGCACGCGAGCGAACTCCGCAGACCCCTTTCATCTTCGTCTCCGGCACGCTGACCGAAGAGCTGGCGGTGCAGGCGCTGACCCGTGGCGCGCGCGACTATGTAGTCAAGCAGCGCCTGCAGCGCCTGCCGGATGCGATTCGCCGCGCCCGCCAGGAAGCCCATGAGCGCAACCAGCTGCTTCATGCGCAGGCTGCGCTGAATGAGAGCCAGGCGCAGCTGCAGCAGGTGACGGATGCCGTACCCGCGCTGATCGCCCAGCTCGACAACGCGCATCGCTACCGGTTCGCCAACAAGGCGTTCCTGGACTGGCATGGATTCAGCCTGGCCGAGCTGCTGGGCCGGACAGCGCGCGATGTCAGCGGCATTTCCGCCTTCGAACACGCCCTGCCGAGCCTGGAACGGGTGCTGCAGGGCGAACGCACCAGCTTCCAGGTCGAGCTGGTGCACCGCAGCGGCCAATCACGATTCGTGCAGATGGACTGCGTGCCTGAGCATGCGGCCGACGGCAGCGTGGCCGGCTACATCTGCCTGGGTAGCGACGTCTCGCAGCTGAAACAGGCCGAGCTGGCCCTGCGCGAGGACAACCAGCTGCTCGAGCAGCAGGTGCAGGCGCGCACGGCCGAGTTGCGCGCCAGCAAGCGGCGCCTGCAGGCGATCTTCGAATCCAGCTTCCAGCATCAGATGCTGCTGGATCTGTCCGGGCGCGTGGTGGATGCCAATGACGCGTCACTGGCCGCAGTGCTGGCGGACAAGAAGGACGTGGTTGGCCAACGCTTCGGTGAATCGCTCTGGTTCGCCACAACCGATGGCATCGGCGCGCTGATCGATCGGGCCGTCGCTGCAGCCGTGCAGGGCCGGAGTTCGCTGCATTCATTGGAGCTGGAACTCCCGACCGGGCCGCGCAGCTTCGATTTTTCGTTCCGCCCCCTGCTCGATGCCGAAGGCGTGGTCACCGCCGTGGTCTCCGAGGCCGTGGAAACCACGGCGCGCCTCCAGGCCGAACATGCACTGCGCCAATCACAGAAGATCGAGGCGGTCGGCCAGCTCACCGGCGGCATCGCGCATGATTTCAACAACATCCTGACGGTCATCTCCGGCAACGTCGAGCACGCCATGCTGCTGAATGAGCGCGCGGGCGAAGCCGGGGCGATGGTCAGCCGGGCGCTGGACAACGCGCTGAAGGGTGTCGGGCGTGCCGCCAGCCTGACCCAGCGCCTGCTGGCGTTTGCCCGACGCCAGCCGCTGCACAGCCAGGCCGCCAACCTCCACGAGCGCCTGCTGGACATGCACGACATGCTGCAGCGTGCACTGGGTGAGCTGGTGCAGCTGGAGATCCGCAGCGCCGAGGACATCTGGTGCGTGGAGATCGACATCAGCCAGCTGGAGGCCTCCGTACTGAACCTGGCGGTGAATGCCCGCGATGCGATGCCGCACGGCGGGCGGTTGGTGATCGAGGTCGACAACAGCCACCTCGACCACGACTACGCTGCCCTGTTCCCGGATGCAACACCAGGCCAGTACGTGATGTTGCGGGTGCGCGACAACGGCCATGGCATGGACGCGGCCACCCTGGCCCGGGTGTTCGAACCGTTCTTCACCACCAAGCAGGTCGGCCGCGGCACCGGGCTGGGACTGTCGATGGTGCATGGGTTCGTCAAGCAGTCCGGCGGCCACGTGCTGATCGATTCGGTGGAAGGCGGCGGCACGAGCATTACCATGATGTTTCCGCGCTCGCCGCTGACCCTGCCCCGCGAAACACGCACCCCGCAGACCGGCCTGGCCGGCTACTCGCCGCGCGAGGAAACCATTCTGGTGGCCGAGGACAACGACGATGTCCGCGCCTACACGGTGGATTCGCTGCGGCTGCTCGGCTACCGCGTGCTGGAAGCCCACGATGGCCCCTCCGCGCTACGGTTGCTGGAGCGCCCCGACACCAGGGTGGACCTGCTGTTCTCGGACGTGGTGATGCCCGGCATGTTGGGCTGGGAGCTGGTCCGTCAAGTCCGCGAACGCTGGCCGGAAGTCGCCGTCCTGTTCACGTCGGGCTATCCACGTGACCACGATCAGGCGGGCAGCCAGGGACGCGCGGTTGCCCTGCTGCCGAAGCCGTTTACGCGAAGTGACCTGGCGCTGGCGGTACGCACTGCGCTGGAGGCCGCGCCGCACTGA
- a CDS encoding DUF1365 domain-containing protein, translating to MSASALYIGQVMHRRHHPHPHAFRYPIAQLLLDLDELDTVFAGRWLWSVNRRNLAEFRRSDYFGDPARPLADAVRDHAAGTLGYRPAGPVRLLTHLRFAGHVFNPVSFYYCYQADGSTLDCIVAEITNTPWKERHAYVLPVATALHEGASLRWQFDKHFHVSPFMPMDCRYDWRFNRPDQDLRVHMQVWRDGVRQFDATQAMQRHALNGRGLARVLACYPLMTTQVVAAIHWHALRLWMKRNPVHDHPALAEKPR from the coding sequence ATGAGTGCCAGCGCGCTCTACATCGGGCAGGTGATGCATCGCCGGCATCATCCGCATCCGCATGCATTCCGTTACCCCATCGCGCAGCTGCTGCTCGACCTGGATGAACTCGACACGGTGTTCGCCGGGCGCTGGTTGTGGTCGGTCAATCGCCGCAACCTGGCCGAGTTCCGCCGCAGCGACTACTTCGGTGATCCCGCGCGGCCGCTGGCCGATGCGGTGCGCGACCACGCTGCAGGCACGCTTGGCTACCGGCCAGCCGGTCCGGTGCGCCTGCTCACCCACCTCCGCTTCGCCGGGCATGTCTTCAACCCGGTCAGCTTCTACTACTGCTACCAGGCCGACGGCAGCACGCTGGACTGCATCGTGGCCGAGATCACCAATACCCCCTGGAAGGAACGGCACGCCTATGTGCTGCCGGTTGCCACGGCGCTCCACGAAGGGGCGTCATTGCGCTGGCAGTTCGACAAGCACTTCCATGTCTCGCCGTTCATGCCGATGGATTGCCGCTACGACTGGCGCTTCAACCGACCGGACCAGGACCTGCGCGTACACATGCAGGTCTGGCGCGACGGGGTGCGCCAGTTTGATGCCACCCAGGCCATGCAGCGACATGCCTTGAACGGCCGTGGGCTGGCCCGGGTGCTGGCCTGCTATCCGCTGATGACCACCCAGGTGGTGGCCGCCATCCACTGGCATGCACTTCGGCTGTGGATGAAACGCAACCCCGTGCACGACCACCCTGCTCTTGCCGAGAAACCACGATGA
- a CDS encoding NAD(P)/FAD-dependent oxidoreductase, which translates to MRIAVIGSGIAGLASAWWLDGQHDVTLFEANDYLGGHTHTHDVQVAGRGMAVDTGFIVFNPQHYPLLSALFDELGVASQPTTMSFSMHSERSGVEYNATSLDGLFCQRRNLVSPRFWGMLADLRRFYRDAPLLLAEEDGPTLGEYLRSQRYGEAFIDEHLLPMASALWSSPTATVQAFPARYLAQFMANHQMLQMTGRPSWRVVSGGSTRYVDALRRRWRVHERLQCPVSRVERMPWGARVHSSAGVDAFDEVILACHSDQALALLADADAIEREVLGAIRYQSNEAVLHTDASLLPRNRKAWAAWNAHVPQDRAAPCTVSYCMNLLQGLPGDIPLVVTLNRSEAIDPAKVLRTLHYAHPVHDHAAVRAQQRWAELQGRRHTWFAGAYWGWGFHEDGIRSARHVVDALQACAPHRNVSASDEVAA; encoded by the coding sequence ATGCGCATCGCGGTCATCGGCTCGGGTATCGCGGGGCTGGCCAGTGCCTGGTGGCTGGATGGCCAGCACGACGTCACGCTGTTCGAGGCCAACGATTACCTCGGCGGCCACACCCATACCCACGACGTGCAGGTGGCGGGCCGAGGCATGGCGGTGGATACCGGTTTCATCGTCTTCAACCCCCAGCACTATCCCTTGCTGTCGGCGCTGTTCGACGAGTTGGGCGTGGCCTCGCAACCGACCACGATGAGTTTCTCCATGCACAGCGAGCGCAGCGGCGTGGAGTACAACGCCACCTCGCTGGATGGGCTGTTCTGCCAGCGCCGCAACCTGGTATCGCCGCGCTTCTGGGGCATGCTGGCCGATCTGCGCCGGTTCTATCGCGACGCGCCGTTGCTGCTGGCCGAAGAAGACGGTCCCACGCTCGGCGAGTACCTGCGCAGCCAGCGCTATGGCGAGGCGTTCATCGACGAGCACCTGCTGCCGATGGCCTCGGCGCTGTGGTCCTCGCCGACGGCCACCGTGCAGGCGTTCCCGGCGCGCTACCTGGCCCAGTTCATGGCCAACCACCAGATGCTGCAGATGACCGGGCGACCAAGCTGGCGGGTGGTCAGCGGGGGATCGACGCGCTACGTGGATGCGCTGCGTCGCCGCTGGCGCGTGCATGAGCGGCTCCAATGTCCGGTCAGCAGGGTCGAGCGCATGCCCTGGGGTGCACGCGTGCACAGCAGCGCCGGCGTGGACGCCTTCGACGAAGTGATCCTGGCCTGCCACAGCGACCAGGCACTCGCGTTGCTTGCCGACGCAGATGCCATCGAGCGTGAGGTCCTCGGCGCCATCCGCTATCAGTCCAACGAGGCGGTGCTGCATACCGATGCGTCGTTGCTGCCGCGCAACCGCAAGGCGTGGGCGGCCTGGAACGCGCACGTACCACAGGATCGCGCGGCGCCCTGCACGGTCAGCTACTGCATGAACCTGCTGCAGGGCCTGCCGGGCGACATCCCCCTGGTAGTGACCCTCAACCGCAGCGAGGCAATCGATCCGGCCAAGGTGCTGCGGACCCTGCATTACGCGCACCCGGTACACGACCACGCTGCAGTGCGCGCACAGCAGCGCTGGGCGGAACTGCAGGGCCGCCGCCACACATGGTTTGCAGGCGCCTATTGGGGCTGGGGATTCCACGAGGATGGCATCCGCAGTGCCCGCCACGTGGTCGATGCCCTGCAGGCCTGCGCTCCGCATCGGAACGTATCCGCCTCGGATGAGGTGGCGGCATGA
- a CDS encoding ATP-binding protein codes for MPSAESAHDTALSSCAREPIHTPGAIQPYGVLLVVEPQSLQVRERAISQPGLLQLLGEPLMRHVSEVFGGVLAPFQGLFQQAVIGSSAHVGAVHLDGHGRHQLLVHRSATDLLVELEAPVPGQPGSLEELYPAIRELMAGIESASTVEDLCQLAAAHMRRLTGFDRTLVYQFDAGWNGIVVAEDGNGLLPSYLDLRFPESDIPAQARELYRRNRVRLIADNSYTPAPLMRAEDQRDAPPTDLSMAVLRSVSPVHLHYMRNMGTGASMSVSLVHEGRLWGLVSCHTVQPRRLPYHVRTACEFMGQILSLQIALKERARAIEERVARRSILVKLLGRMAGDEDFMAALRQDEASLLSLTGAAGAAIVHKGDCLRVGQCPSSSDVLALANWLATQQAGQETYCTDHLAADWSPAAHLADVASGLLAVSISQLHDSYLMWFRPEVVRTVRWGGDPRKEAAPGVALSPRNSFEAWKETVQQRSLPWSDADCDAAHEMRTAIVDIVLRKAEEMAELNEQLLRSNKELEAFSYSVSHDLRAPFRHIVGYSELLGSSAGERLNDTERRFLDTIVESAKSAGTLVDDLLSFSQMGRSTLGRVRLDMTALAEDVRRSLALDYTGRDVQWTLAPLPEVEADPTMLRLVWQNLLANAIKFTREREHAVIEVGHERNDDEDHFFVRDNGCGFDMRYVDKLFGVFQRLHHVEEFEGTGIGLANVRRIIGRHGGRTWAEGEPGKGATIHFTLPRFTGEHP; via the coding sequence ATGCCTTCTGCTGAGTCCGCGCACGACACTGCCTTGTCCAGTTGCGCGCGCGAACCGATCCACACCCCCGGCGCGATCCAGCCCTATGGTGTGCTTCTGGTCGTTGAACCGCAGTCCCTGCAGGTGCGCGAACGCGCCATCAGCCAGCCCGGGCTGCTGCAGCTGCTCGGCGAACCGTTGATGCGGCACGTCAGTGAGGTGTTCGGCGGCGTGCTGGCGCCGTTCCAGGGCTTGTTCCAGCAGGCCGTGATCGGCAGCAGTGCCCATGTCGGTGCCGTGCATCTGGACGGCCACGGCCGGCATCAGCTGCTGGTGCACCGTTCCGCCACCGATCTGCTGGTCGAGCTGGAAGCACCGGTTCCGGGCCAGCCCGGCTCGCTGGAAGAGCTGTATCCGGCCATCCGCGAGCTGATGGCCGGCATCGAGTCGGCCAGCACCGTGGAAGACCTCTGCCAGCTGGCTGCCGCGCACATGCGCCGGCTCACCGGCTTCGACCGCACCCTGGTCTACCAGTTCGATGCTGGCTGGAACGGCATCGTGGTGGCCGAGGATGGCAACGGCCTGTTGCCGTCCTACCTGGACCTGCGCTTCCCCGAATCGGATATTCCAGCACAGGCCCGCGAACTCTACCGCCGCAACCGGGTACGCCTGATCGCGGACAACAGCTACACCCCGGCCCCGCTTATGCGGGCCGAGGATCAACGCGACGCGCCGCCCACCGACCTGAGCATGGCGGTGCTGCGCAGCGTCTCGCCGGTGCACCTGCACTACATGCGCAACATGGGTACCGGCGCGTCGATGTCGGTATCGCTGGTGCATGAAGGCCGCTTGTGGGGCCTGGTGTCCTGCCACACCGTGCAGCCACGCCGCCTGCCCTACCACGTGCGCACTGCCTGCGAGTTCATGGGCCAGATCCTGTCGCTGCAGATTGCGTTGAAGGAGCGAGCGCGTGCGATCGAAGAGCGCGTTGCCCGTCGTTCCATACTGGTCAAGCTACTGGGTCGCATGGCCGGCGACGAGGACTTCATGGCGGCCCTGCGCCAGGACGAGGCCAGCCTGCTGTCGCTGACCGGCGCGGCCGGCGCGGCGATCGTGCACAAGGGCGATTGCCTGCGAGTTGGCCAGTGCCCTTCCTCCAGCGACGTGCTGGCCCTGGCGAACTGGCTGGCCACGCAGCAGGCCGGCCAGGAAACCTATTGCACCGATCACCTGGCAGCCGACTGGTCGCCTGCCGCGCACCTGGCCGACGTCGCCAGCGGCCTGCTGGCGGTGTCCATTTCGCAGCTGCATGACAGTTACCTGATGTGGTTCCGCCCGGAAGTGGTGCGCACCGTGCGATGGGGTGGCGATCCCCGCAAGGAAGCAGCACCGGGCGTGGCGCTGTCCCCGCGCAACTCGTTCGAGGCCTGGAAGGAGACCGTGCAGCAGCGCAGCCTGCCGTGGAGCGACGCTGACTGCGACGCGGCACACGAGATGCGCACGGCCATCGTCGATATCGTGCTGCGCAAGGCCGAGGAAATGGCCGAACTGAACGAGCAGCTGCTCCGCAGCAACAAGGAACTGGAAGCCTTCTCCTATTCGGTCAGCCACGACCTGCGCGCTCCGTTCCGTCACATTGTCGGTTACTCCGAACTGCTGGGCAGCTCGGCAGGCGAGCGCCTGAACGATACCGAGCGCCGATTCCTGGACACGATCGTGGAATCGGCCAAGTCCGCCGGAACACTGGTGGATGACCTGCTCAGCTTCTCGCAGATGGGGCGCTCCACGCTGGGGCGTGTGCGGCTGGACATGACCGCGCTGGCCGAGGATGTGCGCCGGAGCCTGGCCTTGGACTACACCGGCCGCGACGTGCAGTGGACGCTCGCACCGCTGCCGGAGGTCGAGGCCGATCCGACGATGCTGCGCCTGGTATGGCAGAACCTGCTGGCCAACGCGATCAAGTTCACCCGCGAGCGCGAACACGCGGTGATCGAGGTTGGTCACGAGCGAAACGACGACGAAGACCACTTCTTCGTGCGCGACAACGGCTGCGGCTTCGACATGCGCTACGTGGACAAGCTGTTCGGCGTGTTCCAGCGCCTGCACCACGTCGAAGAGTTCGAAGGCACCGGCATCGGCCTGGCCAATGTCCGCCGCATCATCGGCCGCCATGGCGGCCGTACCTGGGCCGAGGGCGAGCCCGGCAAGGGCGCCACGATCCATTTCACCCTACCCCGCTTCACAGGAGAACACCCATGA
- a CDS encoding sigma-70 family RNA polymerase sigma factor: MYPDAASTLLNFDSARTVSSSQQPSSEPTNWAGDMDGVALLRDRDCFMRIYDYFMPRLCVYLRGLGAPDGVAEELAQECLLRLWLRAADYDAAQGALSTWLYRIARNLHIDRIRRERSWMQVQAAVEDAATLDVIERSSAEQFADQARLRQRINELPAVQARLVRMSYFEAKSHSEIAEALGMPLGTVKSHLRRAFLQLQAKVGGAQ; the protein is encoded by the coding sequence ATGTACCCTGACGCCGCCAGCACACTCCTCAACTTCGATAGCGCACGCACCGTGTCCAGTTCCCAGCAGCCGAGCAGCGAGCCGACGAACTGGGCCGGTGACATGGACGGCGTGGCGCTCCTGCGCGACCGCGACTGTTTCATGCGGATCTATGACTACTTCATGCCGCGGCTGTGCGTGTACCTGCGCGGCCTGGGTGCACCCGACGGCGTCGCCGAGGAACTGGCCCAGGAATGCCTGCTGCGCCTGTGGCTGCGGGCCGCCGACTACGACGCAGCCCAAGGCGCCCTCAGTACGTGGCTGTACCGGATTGCGCGAAACCTGCATATCGATCGCATCCGTCGCGAGCGCAGCTGGATGCAGGTGCAGGCAGCGGTGGAGGACGCTGCCACACTGGATGTGATCGAGCGCAGCAGTGCCGAGCAGTTCGCCGACCAGGCACGTCTGCGCCAGCGCATCAACGAACTGCCCGCGGTACAGGCGCGGCTGGTGCGGATGTCCTATTTCGAGGCCAAGAGCCACAGCGAGATCGCAGAGGCGCTGGGCATGCCGCTGGGAACGGTCAAATCGCACCTGCGCCGCGCCTTCCTGCAGCTTCAGGCCAAAGTGGGAGGTGCGCAGTGA
- a CDS encoding response regulator, which produces MRDLRPILLVEDSPKDAELTMAALARCQLLNDVIHVRDGAEALDYLRCEGKFAGAMHGGPVVVLLDLKLPKVNGLEVLEQVRGDPQLSSTPVVMLTSSREEQDLVRSYELGVNAFVVKPVDFKEFFDAIQGLGMFWGITNQPPPHRPNGSGQHNNA; this is translated from the coding sequence ATGAGGGACCTGCGGCCGATCCTCCTGGTAGAGGACAGCCCCAAGGATGCAGAGCTGACGATGGCCGCGCTTGCGCGCTGCCAGCTGTTGAACGATGTCATCCATGTACGCGACGGCGCCGAAGCGCTGGATTACCTGCGCTGCGAAGGCAAGTTCGCCGGCGCCATGCACGGCGGCCCGGTGGTGGTGCTGCTGGACCTGAAGCTGCCCAAGGTCAATGGCCTGGAGGTGCTGGAACAGGTGCGTGGCGACCCGCAGCTGAGCAGCACGCCGGTGGTGATGTTGACCTCCTCGCGCGAAGAACAGGATCTCGTGCGCAGTTACGAACTGGGCGTGAATGCCTTCGTGGTCAAGCCGGTCGACTTCAAGGAATTCTTCGACGCCATCCAGGGGCTGGGCATGTTCTGGGGCATCACCAACCAGCCACCACCGCATCGGCCCAATGGCTCGGGGCAGCACAACAATGCGTGA
- a CDS encoding acyl-CoA desaturase: protein MASVAPLPRRRWRPLRTLQRWVDTSNATETTGEQPGRIDWVRAVPFALMHLACIAAIWVGVSWTAVVVATALYAVRMFAITAFYHRYFSHRTFQASRPVQFVFAVIGASSVQRGPLWWAAHHRHHHRHADQPLDPHSPREGGFWRSHMGWFLTREAFATDLSRVPDLARFPELRWLDRFDTAIPVLLAIGLYALGAALERWAPGLHTTGPQLLVWGFFISTIVLFHATVTINSLAHRFGRRRFETRDDSRNNLWLALLTFGEGWHNNHHFFPGTVRQGFRWWEVDLTWYGLRAMAALGLVKGLKPIPEWVLAKARY from the coding sequence ATGGCCTCTGTAGCGCCCCTCCCCCGTCGACGCTGGCGCCCGCTGCGTACGTTGCAGCGGTGGGTGGATACCAGCAACGCCACAGAGACCACCGGCGAACAGCCAGGACGCATCGACTGGGTGCGCGCGGTACCCTTTGCACTGATGCACCTGGCCTGCATCGCGGCGATCTGGGTGGGCGTGTCATGGACGGCGGTCGTCGTGGCCACGGCGCTCTACGCCGTGCGCATGTTCGCCATCACGGCGTTCTATCACCGCTACTTCTCGCACCGCACCTTCCAGGCATCGCGTCCGGTGCAGTTCGTGTTCGCGGTCATCGGCGCGTCCAGCGTGCAGCGCGGTCCGCTGTGGTGGGCAGCCCATCATCGCCACCACCATCGGCATGCCGACCAGCCGCTGGACCCGCATTCGCCGCGCGAAGGCGGCTTCTGGCGCAGCCACATGGGCTGGTTCCTCACCCGCGAGGCATTCGCCACCGATCTGTCGCGGGTACCTGACCTGGCGCGCTTCCCCGAACTGCGCTGGCTCGACCGTTTCGATACCGCCATTCCCGTGCTGCTGGCCATCGGACTGTATGCATTGGGTGCAGCACTGGAACGCTGGGCGCCCGGCCTGCACACCACGGGCCCGCAATTGCTGGTGTGGGGCTTCTTCATCTCCACCATCGTGCTGTTCCACGCCACCGTCACCATCAATTCGCTGGCCCACCGTTTCGGCCGCCGCCGCTTCGAGACCCGCGACGACAGCCGCAACAACCTGTGGCTGGCGCTGCTCACCTTCGGTGAGGGCTGGCACAACAACCATCACTTTTTCCCCGGCACCGTGCGCCAGGGCTTCCGCTGGTGGGAAGTGGACCTGACCTGGTACGGGCTGCGCGCGATGGCGGCGCTGGGCCTGGTCAAAGGGCTCAAGCCCATCCCCGAGTGGGTTCTGGCCAAGGCGAGGTACTGA
- a CDS encoding TspO/MBR family protein, translated as MKRSSQVFGLLGWVAITFVAAALGAWASTSAASFYATLDLPPWAPPASVFGPVWTLLYAMMAIAAWLVWRERGWRGARPPLMLYLVQLAVNALWSWLFFGWKLGAPAFVDILVLIALVCAAIVAFARIRPTAAALLLPYLAWISFASALNFAVWRANPALL; from the coding sequence ATGAAGCGGAGTTCGCAGGTTTTCGGGCTGCTGGGATGGGTGGCGATCACCTTCGTCGCGGCCGCCCTGGGCGCGTGGGCGTCCACATCCGCAGCCAGCTTCTACGCCACCCTCGATCTTCCCCCGTGGGCACCACCGGCCAGTGTCTTTGGTCCGGTGTGGACCCTGCTCTACGCCATGATGGCGATTGCCGCGTGGCTGGTGTGGCGCGAACGCGGCTGGCGCGGGGCACGACCGCCGCTGATGCTCTACCTGGTGCAGCTTGCCGTCAATGCGCTGTGGAGTTGGCTGTTCTTCGGCTGGAAGCTGGGCGCGCCGGCCTTCGTTGACATTCTTGTATTGATTGCGCTGGTTTGCGCAGCGATCGTCGCGTTTGCGCGCATCCGCCCTACTGCGGCGGCGCTGCTGCTTCCCTATCTGGCCTGGATCTCGTTCGCCTCGGCGCTCAACTTCGCGGTATGGCGAGCCAATCCCGCGCTACTGTGA
- a CDS encoding ChrR family anti-sigma-E factor, translating into MNPHHHLHESTLMSYAAGALPAPLSIVAGAHLEQCPHCRQRLRDAEAIGSVLLEQTQPPAAETRREQLREAMLMQLAAEAPVPMAGVARPVPKERPEANPDHLPASLHPYFGASLSDLRWRWMAPGVHCIRAEQMPSLIMLKIAPGKCLPMHSHGRSELTQILRGSYNDALGLFAPGDVADLDEDVEHQPVTAPGVPCICVSALDAPLVFSGWLARKIQRFVKL; encoded by the coding sequence GTGAACCCGCACCACCATCTGCACGAATCGACCCTGATGAGCTATGCCGCCGGCGCGCTGCCGGCGCCGTTGAGCATCGTCGCCGGTGCCCATCTGGAGCAGTGCCCCCATTGCCGACAGCGCCTGCGCGACGCCGAAGCGATCGGCTCGGTGCTGCTGGAGCAGACCCAGCCACCTGCAGCGGAGACGCGACGCGAACAACTGCGCGAGGCGATGCTGATGCAGCTGGCCGCGGAAGCGCCGGTGCCCATGGCTGGGGTCGCACGCCCCGTGCCGAAGGAGCGCCCTGAGGCCAATCCGGACCATCTGCCTGCATCGCTGCATCCGTACTTCGGCGCCTCGCTCAGCGACCTGCGCTGGCGCTGGATGGCGCCGGGTGTGCACTGCATCCGTGCAGAGCAGATGCCTTCGCTGATCATGCTGAAGATCGCCCCGGGCAAATGCCTGCCCATGCACAGCCATGGCCGCAGCGAACTGACCCAGATCCTGCGGGGTTCGTACAACGATGCGCTGGGGCTGTTCGCACCGGGTGACGTGGCAGATCTGGACGAAGACGTGGAACATCAACCGGTGACCGCGCCCGGTGTCCCCTGCATCTGCGTGTCAGCGCTGGATGCGCCGCTGGTGTTCAGTGGCTGGCTGGCGCGGAAGATCCAGCGTTTCGTGAAACTCTAG
- a CDS encoding Rossmann-fold NAD(P)-binding domain-containing protein, translating into MAGTGALRILLTGAAGLVGQGVALACQRSPQVSRLTALVRHPGSLSGAGSELIVPDFLRIQDRSDELAGFDACFYCAGAPPVGTAEAEYRRVTLDTTLAVARAWAVANPEGCFLYVSGAGADPRSRLMPLRIKGETEVALQGLPVRTVMLRPGGVRPVPGTGTRHALLKPLYWGGAPLMKLASAIAPSLMTSNLALGQAMIALAGREHPPATVECADINRIAAGVVDPAS; encoded by the coding sequence ATGGCCGGGACGGGCGCATTACGGATTCTGTTGACCGGTGCCGCAGGCCTGGTCGGGCAGGGTGTGGCGTTGGCCTGCCAACGCTCACCACAGGTATCCCGCCTGACAGCGCTGGTCCGCCATCCGGGAAGTCTGAGTGGCGCCGGCAGCGAACTGATCGTTCCGGACTTCCTGCGCATCCAGGACCGGTCGGATGAACTGGCCGGGTTCGATGCCTGCTTCTACTGTGCCGGGGCGCCACCGGTTGGCACGGCAGAGGCCGAGTACCGACGCGTGACCCTGGACACCACCCTGGCGGTGGCCCGTGCCTGGGCGGTTGCGAATCCCGAAGGGTGCTTTCTGTATGTATCCGGTGCCGGCGCGGACCCTCGGAGCCGGCTGATGCCGTTGAGGATCAAGGGCGAGACCGAGGTCGCATTGCAGGGCCTGCCGGTGCGCACCGTGATGCTGCGCCCGGGCGGTGTCAGGCCGGTCCCGGGCACCGGCACCCGTCATGCCCTGTTGAAGCCCCTGTACTGGGGCGGCGCGCCGTTGATGAAGCTGGCCAGCGCGATTGCGCCATCGCTGATGACCAGCAATCTGGCTCTCGGTCAGGCGATGATTGCACTGGCCGGCAGGGAGCATCCGCCGGCCACGGTGGAGTGCGCGGACATCAACCGGATCGCCGCTGGCGTAGTCGACCCGGCCTCCTGA